One part of the Raphanus sativus cultivar WK10039 chromosome 7, ASM80110v3, whole genome shotgun sequence genome encodes these proteins:
- the LOC108814786 gene encoding cytochrome P450 81D1 isoform X1, translating to MEDNYSGIVLYSIFPLILLIIFLKFLKPNKQNLPPSPPGWLPVIGHLRLLKPPIHRTLRSLSESLHGSGGGVMSLRLGSRLVYVVSSHRIAAEECFGKNDVVLANRPQVIIGKHVGYNNTNIIAAPYGDHWRNLRRLCTIEIFSTHRLNCFLSVRTDEVRRLISRLFRSAETEKTVVEMKPMLMDLTFNNIMRMMTGKRYYGEETTDEEEAKRVRKLVADVGANTSSGNAVDYVPILRLFSSYEKRVKELGKKTDKFLQGLIDDKRVQQEAGNTMIDHLLVLQKSDTEYYTDQIIKGIILVMVIAGTNTSAVTLEWALSNLLNHPDVIIKARAEIDKQVGLDRLIEESDLSELPYLKNIVLETLRLHPATPLLVPHMASEDCKVGAYDMPSNTTLLVNAWAIHRDPNLWYDPDCFKPERFEKEEEAQKLMAFGLGRRACPGSGLAQRIVGLALGSLIQCFEWERVREEDVDMKEGTGNTVPKAVPLQAVCKARTFLHKILS from the exons ATGGAAGATAACTATAGCGGAATTGTTCTCTATTCCATATTCCCCctcatattattaattatatttctcaAGTTCTTGAAACCAAACAAGCAGAATCTTCCCCCATCTCCTCCGGGATGGTTGCCAGTGATAGGCCACCTCCGCCTCCTGAAACCGCCCATCCACCGCACCCTCCGCTCCCTCAGTGAATCCCTCCACGGCAGCGGAGGCGGCGTGATGTCACTCCGACTTGGATCCCGCCTAGTATACGTGGTGTCTTCACATAGGATCGCGGCGGAGGAGTGCTTCGGGAAGAACGACGTTGTTCTAGCTAACCGGCCTCAGGTGATCATCGGAAAACACGTTGGGTACAACAACACAAACATAATCGCCGCACCTTACGGTGATCACTGGCGCAACCTCCGTCGCCTCTGCACCATCGAGATCTTCTCCACCCACCGTCTTAACTGCTTCCTTTCTGTCCGTACAGACGAAGTACGCCGTCTCATAAGCCGCCTCTTCCGTAGCGCAG AAACTGAAAAAACGGTCGTGGAAATGAAACCAATGCTAATGGACTTGACGTTCAACAACATAATGAGAATGATGACAGGAAAACGATACTACGGCGAAGAAACAacggatgaagaagaagcaaaacgTGTTCGTAAGCTAGTGGCAGATGTCGGAGCCAACACTAGCTCGGGCAATGCCGTTGACTATGTTCCGATCTTGAGATTGTTCTCAAGCTATGAAAAAAGAGTAAAAGAATTAGGAAAAAAGACGGATAAGTTTTTACAAGGTCTTATTGACGATAAACGTGTACAACAAGAAGCCGGTAATACGATGATCGATCATTTGCTTGTTCTCCAAAAGTCTGACACTGAGTATTACACGGATCAAATCATCAAAGGCATCATACTG GTTATGGTAATAGCAGGGACTAACACATCAGCTGTCACTCTAGAATGGGCACTTTCCAATTTGCTTAACCACCCTGACGTAATAATTAAAGCTAGAGCCGAAATCGATAAACAAGTTGGTTTAGACCGGCTTATCGAAGAATCAGATCTCAGCGAGCTACCATATCTTAAAAACATCGTCCTCGAAACACTCCGGCTACACCCAGCAACACCATTGTTGGTTCCACACATGGCATCAGAAGATTGCAAGGTGGGAGCCTATGATATGCCAAGTAACACAACGTTGTTGGTGAATGCGTGGGCCATACATAGGGATCCAAACTTGTGGTATGATCCGGACTGCTTTAAACCAGAGCGGTTTGAGAAAGAAGAGGAAGCACAAAAGCTTATGGCGTTTGGATTAGGGAGAAGGGCATGTCCTGGATCCGGTTTGGCTCAGCGAATTGTAGGGCTTGCTCTCGGGTCCTTGATACAATGCTTTGAATGGGAGAGAGTTAGAGAAGAGGATGTGGATATGAAGGAAGGAACTGGTAATACAGTACCCAAAGCAGTTCCGCTGCAAGCCGTTTGCAAGGCTCGTACATTTCTACATAAGATTCTCTCTTAA
- the LOC108814786 gene encoding cytochrome P450 81D1 isoform X2, giving the protein MEDNYSGIVLYSIFPLILLIIFLKFLKPNKQNLPPSPPGWLPVIGHLRLLKPPIHRTLRSLSESLHGSGGGVMSLRLGSRLVYVVSSHRIAAEECFGKNDVVLANRPQVIIGKHVGYNNTNIIAAPYGDHWRNLRRLCTIEIFSTHRLNCFLSVRTDEVRRLISRLFRSAGKRYYGEETTDEEEAKRVRKLVADVGANTSSGNAVDYVPILRLFSSYEKRVKELGKKTDKFLQGLIDDKRVQQEAGNTMIDHLLVLQKSDTEYYTDQIIKGIILVMVIAGTNTSAVTLEWALSNLLNHPDVIIKARAEIDKQVGLDRLIEESDLSELPYLKNIVLETLRLHPATPLLVPHMASEDCKVGAYDMPSNTTLLVNAWAIHRDPNLWYDPDCFKPERFEKEEEAQKLMAFGLGRRACPGSGLAQRIVGLALGSLIQCFEWERVREEDVDMKEGTGNTVPKAVPLQAVCKARTFLHKILS; this is encoded by the exons ATGGAAGATAACTATAGCGGAATTGTTCTCTATTCCATATTCCCCctcatattattaattatatttctcaAGTTCTTGAAACCAAACAAGCAGAATCTTCCCCCATCTCCTCCGGGATGGTTGCCAGTGATAGGCCACCTCCGCCTCCTGAAACCGCCCATCCACCGCACCCTCCGCTCCCTCAGTGAATCCCTCCACGGCAGCGGAGGCGGCGTGATGTCACTCCGACTTGGATCCCGCCTAGTATACGTGGTGTCTTCACATAGGATCGCGGCGGAGGAGTGCTTCGGGAAGAACGACGTTGTTCTAGCTAACCGGCCTCAGGTGATCATCGGAAAACACGTTGGGTACAACAACACAAACATAATCGCCGCACCTTACGGTGATCACTGGCGCAACCTCCGTCGCCTCTGCACCATCGAGATCTTCTCCACCCACCGTCTTAACTGCTTCCTTTCTGTCCGTACAGACGAAGTACGCCGTCTCATAAGCCGCCTCTTCCGTAGCGCAG GAAAACGATACTACGGCGAAGAAACAacggatgaagaagaagcaaaacgTGTTCGTAAGCTAGTGGCAGATGTCGGAGCCAACACTAGCTCGGGCAATGCCGTTGACTATGTTCCGATCTTGAGATTGTTCTCAAGCTATGAAAAAAGAGTAAAAGAATTAGGAAAAAAGACGGATAAGTTTTTACAAGGTCTTATTGACGATAAACGTGTACAACAAGAAGCCGGTAATACGATGATCGATCATTTGCTTGTTCTCCAAAAGTCTGACACTGAGTATTACACGGATCAAATCATCAAAGGCATCATACTG GTTATGGTAATAGCAGGGACTAACACATCAGCTGTCACTCTAGAATGGGCACTTTCCAATTTGCTTAACCACCCTGACGTAATAATTAAAGCTAGAGCCGAAATCGATAAACAAGTTGGTTTAGACCGGCTTATCGAAGAATCAGATCTCAGCGAGCTACCATATCTTAAAAACATCGTCCTCGAAACACTCCGGCTACACCCAGCAACACCATTGTTGGTTCCACACATGGCATCAGAAGATTGCAAGGTGGGAGCCTATGATATGCCAAGTAACACAACGTTGTTGGTGAATGCGTGGGCCATACATAGGGATCCAAACTTGTGGTATGATCCGGACTGCTTTAAACCAGAGCGGTTTGAGAAAGAAGAGGAAGCACAAAAGCTTATGGCGTTTGGATTAGGGAGAAGGGCATGTCCTGGATCCGGTTTGGCTCAGCGAATTGTAGGGCTTGCTCTCGGGTCCTTGATACAATGCTTTGAATGGGAGAGAGTTAGAGAAGAGGATGTGGATATGAAGGAAGGAACTGGTAATACAGTACCCAAAGCAGTTCCGCTGCAAGCCGTTTGCAAGGCTCGTACATTTCTACATAAGATTCTCTCTTAA